The genomic DNA GAAGACGAAGATGCCTCGCAGGCAGTGGAAGAATTGTGCCGGGATGAAGGCATCACCGTCGTCACGAATGCAAAAATATCCCGCGTCGAGGGCAACTCCGGCGATTGGATCAGACTCCTCGGCTCGCGCAACGGAGCCGACCTTTCTCTGAAAGGCACCCACCTGCTGGTAGCCGCAGGACGTACGCCCAATACGAGCGGCATCGGACTCGAAAAGGCGGGCGTGGAGACTACAGACCGCGGCTACGTGAAGGTGAACGAGCGGTTGCAGACGACCGCCGAGGGTGTTTTGGGCCATTGGAGATTGCGCTGGAAGCCCACAGTTCACGCATATCTCAACCGATGATTTCAGGGTTGTGAGTGACAACATCGCCGGCGGCAATCGTGTGACGACCGGCCGACAGGTTCCGTTCTGCATGTTCACCGACCCGGAATTGGCCCGTATCGGGCTCAACGAAACGGAGGCCAAACGGCGCGGCATCGCTTATCGCGTTGCCAAGTTGCCCGTGGCTGCCGTCCTTCGCGCGATGACGATTTCTGAAACGCGCGGATTTATGAAGGTGTTGATCGAAGCGGAAAGCGACCGCATCCTCGGATTCACAATGTTTGGCACCGGCGCTGGGGACGTTATGGCAGCCGTGCAGATGGCGATGCTTGGGGGATTGCCGTACACCGCGATACGCGACGCGGTCATCGCTCATCCCACCATGAAGACGTTGTCCTGCCCGAAGTGAGCCTTGAACCGATCAAGAATTCGGCCGGCGGTTGATGATTTCTCCTCGATGGCCGGCCTATCAACTATGATGACCGCTATACGAAATAGACCAACGCGGTCCTGCCCAGCGCCTTATTCCAACCTGTTCCAAAGCTGCAGTGTCGAACCGCATCTCCGCTGACGAGCATTATCCGCGTCGAACCGTATGACAGCAATTTCGAGAAATGGGGTGTGCCGGTCTCGGTCTGCACTCGCGCCGGCGACATGATCTTCGTCTCGGGTCTGCCACCTTTTGATCCCAAGACCGGAGAACTTCTCCTCCATGCGCCTTTTGAACAGCAGGCCGAACGCTGCCTGGAAGAGTTGAAGACGGCACTTGAGGCGGCGGGATCCGACCTCGAGCACGTCCTGAAGGTCAACGTAATCTGTGTGAGCGCGGAGCGCTTCAAGGAATTCAACGAAATTTACAAGCGCTACTTTCCCAAGAATCCGCCAGCCCGCATTTTCTTCTGTGTGCCGGTATGGACGGGCCCGTTTGATATTGAAATCGAGTGCGTCGCGGTCCGGAAAGACTAGCCACCTAGCGTCTCGGTGCCTTTCACGACTTTGCGCTGAAGCGCTGCGTGTCGGTGCCCGCGTAGCTAGCCATCGAGCGGTCAAGGTCCGCGGCTGCTTCTATGGCGGGGATGATTTCGGCGAGCCGCGACCCGGGCAGCGCGCAGGTCAACTCCTCAGAACGCATCCCTGTGCGCGCGCGGCTCAACGCGCAGCCGACACTCGCTGCGATCTCTCGGTTCTCCCGAGCGATGGCAATGATGTGGCACTGTGGCTTCCCCTCGATGCGAAGCTTTGGGAACGCATCCTTAAGCGTCATCAGCGCAAGCGCGTTGACGCGCAGGAGTACGACGTCTGGATCCGTCTCGAACTTGCCGAGCGGTCCGTAGACAACCTGCGCCGGCCGGTCGAGCACATGCGGCAGCGAGGACATAGCGGCTTCGTTTACCCAACCCGATTCGAGCGCGGCCACAACGTCGTCGCGCGGGGCGGCTTCGTCTAGGGTGATGAACCCATGCGTGTAGGAACCGACGCTGCAGTTGGCGTGGTCAGCAGCGATGGTCGAAAACATCCGGTCGACTGCTTTCATCCAGAAGACGCATCCTGCCGGCACCGCACCTGTGCGACCGGACTCGTTCGGGGCAGGATACTTTGCGTCGAACTGCGGTGCGTCGCTTGCAGCGCCTTGCGGCACGAAAGCGATTCCTATCGGGGCGCCTATCGGTTTCAGTGCCGCAATCAGGCGGTCGGCGAGATCGCACCATATGGCGTTGCGATTCACTTTGGTCCCTCCTCGAACACTCATCCGGCGGCTGCACAGCAGGGACACGTGCCGGAGACGGTCGAGACGGCGGTCACGATGTCCGTCACGGTGGTTCGGGGTCTGACGACCGCGCCGCCATTCGAGGCAGGACTCGCCTCGCTCGATCCGGCTTTCGGGGCCTTGGCCGGCTGCGCTCCGCGATAGCCCGTCAGGATCTCGTAGCGATGGTCGCCGACCTCTGTCTCGATCTCGATCGAGCTGGAATCGGTCGCGCGCCAGGATTTGTAGATTTCATCGTCGCGGCGAACCTGGACGCTGCGAGCGTCCGGAAGGTTGCGAACGCAAAAGCGGGTTGCGTCGCCGCGCGCGCTCGACGTCGCCGCAAAACTCTCGAGTTGAAGCAACCCGCGAGCGGTGTCATTCCAGGCGACGGAGAATCCCAACTTCGGGTACTCAGCATTCGCTACGGTCGGCGCGGAGAACTTCTCGCTGTCCACCTCGCTGAACGCGCGTCCCCATTCGCCCTCGCCGTCAAGCAGATGCTTCAGCATATAGAGCGCGCTCTCCTGGCCGCGGGGATAGCGTTCGCCGTACTTGAAGAAGTAGCCGTACTCGTCCGCTTCAGCGCCATCGTCGGAGTCGAACAAACGCCCGTTCTCCATGCTTTCGAGCTTGCGGCCGAGCCGGCGCGCGGTAGTGTGATCGCCAAACTCGCGCGCCATCAGGAAGCCAATCGTGAGCCCGCGCGGGTCAGGTCCCCTGTACAAAACGGGCATCCATCGCTTGTCCCATCCGATCGACGCGACGGCAGCGCGGTAGAGCTGCTCTCCGAGTTCCCGGTTCTGCGGAACTACATAAATTGAAGGAAAGAGACCTGACACCCGGCTATTGCCGTGGATACGGTCGAGGAGAGGATCGTAGTAAAACGCCACCCACTTGAGTCGGCCGCGCTGGTCGAAGCCCATGTACTTCTTCTTGAACGCCTCTTCGACCCAGCGATCGTAGACCCAATGCGTTTTAGTCCCGACCGTCAGATCGGTCAGTTGCAAGCCGAGTCCAGCCGCCGACAGGCAGAACGGCCAGCTCTTGGTGTTTTCGCAATGCGGGCCGTGGGGAACTCCCGCCCACTGATTGCTCAGGTACTCGGCGATCCCGCGATGAGTCCAGGCAAAGGTCCGGTCGTCGAGACCAGTGACCTCGAAAGGTTTGTCCCACGTAGATTCGCCGGACACTGCGCGATGGATCGCCAGCATCAGCGTGAAGAAGCCGCGGAAGAACAGATTGCCCGTTGAGCCGATCGGATCCGGCTGCAGTCCCCACGGCTCGATGCCGTTGGCGGTCCAGCCGGGCACGTCGTACTTGCCCCAGAGGTCCTTCGGGATGAGTGCCCGATATGCTTTCGGATAGCTCGTGCGGTCCGGATCGGGGCCGATCTTGGTGAGCCAATCGACGGCAGCCCAGAAAGTGGTGTGCCGGCGGATCAATTCGTCGAGAATCTTGGTGTAAACCTCGCGCCAAGCCGGCGTCTTGCGCGCCAGGAGCAGCAGGCCGTACGACGACTCCGACAGATCGAAGCGCGCGAACGACAACATTGGCGCCAGGCTTCTGTCGTCCCACCATGGGCTCGGTTTGCCAGTGCGCGACCAATCGTCGGGCGTCATCGCCTTGCGCCAAAGGTGTCGGAGCCAGCCGCGCACTTCGGGTTTCAATCGGGGAGCGCCTTCGGGAAGGCTCATCTTCCCTCCTTCCAGCACAGAGCGATGGGAGAGTCCGGCTTCAATGTTGCCTCAGTTTGATCGCCCGCTGAATAAGCAATGCGTCGGCACGGAGGCGGGCCAGCACGGCCTTTTCGTGCGCGACCGGCCTGCCGCGATTGGTCGCCCGTCCGAGCGCCAAGCCGAACATCGTCTCTCGTGCCATCAGGTAGAATGCGCGGTGCTCGTCGGCGGTGAGGATCGAATCCGGCCTTACCAGCGCGGAGAACTCACCGACTACGGGTCCGATCTCGGCGCGCAGGCTCGGGTCATTGGCCATGGCCAGCCAAGCTTCGAGGACTGCCTTGAAGCGGGCGTTGCCGATAGCAGACCAAGTGGCATCGATCATCGTGGTCAGGTCTGAAACCGGGGGACCGTCCTTTCTGCGCATCTCGGCGTAGAGGCGCCGGAGGGCATCTGCAAGAAGACTCGGCAGGTTCGGGTAATGGTGGTGAAAGGCACCCCGTGTGACCTTAACCCGCTTGCACACCTCCACAGCTGAGACCGCCGCCCACCCGTGCTCTATCAGCAAGTCGATCGCCGCGTCAGCCAGCGCGGCACGGGTCGCGGCGCTGCGATCCGCCTGCGTGCGCCGAGGACAGCCTGCCGTGCGTCCTCCCGCGCTGCTCACAGTTCGTTCACCTGCATCGTTGGGCTCCATGTGCTTGAGTCCGATTCCACAAGCGGGTGTGCCAGCCCATCAGAGGTCGTTGCGGAGCTGCGCGATCAGTCGTGGGGCAAATACATACATGAACGTATGTATGTAGGCAAGCGCTCCGATAAGCATCAAAACCGGCCAAAGGTATCAACAACGGGCCGGTCCTCAGCTACCCGCCTGCTACGTCTGTTTTTCGATGCCGGTTACACGCTAGTTGGATCCTCAAAAGGTCAACTACTCGCGTTCAAGGTCTAGGCTGTCCGTCAGAAGATCGCGGTGCCGGGGGCGGGACGCGAACCAGCACGGAGGTTGCCCCCCTGAGAATTTTAAGTCCTCTGCGTATGCCATTTCGCCACCCCGGCCCCGCAGCGCGCGAGTGGCGTTCGCTGCGCCAGATCAAGGGTCGCTGGTCACTGCCCTGGTCGTGGTTCTACCATCTTTATCTTTCAATTCGGTCGCCCCTTGGCCGCCTTATTGTATGCTATCGATATACAATAGACTATCGGCGATTGCATACGCATCGCGCTGGTGTAATTGCGGCGGGAACTGGATGAGCAGTTACTTGCGCAGCTTGGGCAGGACTTCGGTGGCGAAGCGCTCGAGCGAGCGCATTGCTTTGCGCGGCTCGAGTCCTGGCAACTGCATCGCAACGCAGAGCTCGGTCATCGGCGTTGATTCGATCGCCTCGGCGAGGCGGTCCGCGACTTCCGCCGGCGTGCCGATCACGCTGTTGCGGCGCAGGATCGTGGCGTCGGGAGGATTCGGGGCGGCGGTGCCGACGGCGGAGAGCCACTTGGCGTAGAGGCGCGACTGGTACATCGCGGCAGGCTCGATGTCCTTCCAGGCCTGCTCCGCGCTGTCGGCGATATAGACGATGCGATTGCTGACGACGTTGAAGTCGTCGGGATTGCGGCCGTT from Candidatus Binataceae bacterium includes the following:
- a CDS encoding RidA family protein; translated protein: MPVSVCTRAGDMIFVSGLPPFDPKTGELLLHAPFEQQAERCLEELKTALEAAGSDLEHVLKVNVICVSAERFKEFNEIYKRYFPKNPPARIFFCVPVWTGPFDIEIECVAVRKD
- a CDS encoding DUF169 domain-containing protein encodes the protein MNRNAIWCDLADRLIAALKPIGAPIGIAFVPQGAASDAPQFDAKYPAPNESGRTGAVPAGCVFWMKAVDRMFSTIAADHANCSVGSYTHGFITLDEAAPRDDVVAALESGWVNEAAMSSLPHVLDRPAQVVYGPLGKFETDPDVVLLRVNALALMTLKDAFPKLRIEGKPQCHIIAIARENREIAASVGCALSRARTGMRSEELTCALPGSRLAEIIPAIEAAADLDRSMASYAGTDTQRFSAKS
- a CDS encoding TetR/AcrR family transcriptional regulator — encoded protein: MEPNDAGERTVSSAGGRTAGCPRRTQADRSAATRAALADAAIDLLIEHGWAAVSAVEVCKRVKVTRGAFHHHYPNLPSLLADALRRLYAEMRRKDGPPVSDLTTMIDATWSAIGNARFKAVLEAWLAMANDPSLRAEIGPVVGEFSALVRPDSILTADEHRAFYLMARETMFGLALGRATNRGRPVAHEKAVLARLRADALLIQRAIKLRQH